Proteins from one Catenuloplanes atrovinosus genomic window:
- a CDS encoding DEAD/DEAH box helicase gives MIGDTMTTLTDRLPGTADPDALYEIFSLWAQERGLSLYPHQEEALIEIVSGANLILNTPTGSGKSLVATAAHFAALARNGTTFYTAPIKALVSEKFFSLVEVFGAENVGMLTGDASVNEDAPIICCTAEILANIALREGADADVGQVVMDEFHFYAEPDRGWAWQVPLLELPQAQFVLMSATLGDVARFEQDLTRRTGRPTAVVRSVERPVPLLFSYVTTPMHETIEELLTTHQAPVYVVHFTQAAALERAQSLMSVNVATRAEKDQIADMIGNFRFAAGFGRTLSRLVRHGIGVHHAGMLPKYRRLVETLAQAGLLKVICGTDTLGVGINVPIRTVLFTGLSKYDGVRTRLLRAREFHQIAGRAGRAGFDTIGRVVVQAPEHVIDNERALAKAGDDPKKRRKVVKKKPPEGTIGWGQPTFDRLVEAEPEPLTSSFQVSHAMLLNVLARRGDFFTAMRRLLTENDEDRASQRRLVHRAILIYRALLAGGVIERLPAPDEEGRTVRLTMDLQLDFALNQPLSPFAVASLELLDREAPSYPLDVVSVIESTLENPRQILSAQQFKARGEAVNAMKAEGIEYDQRMELLEEVTHPRPLADLLEAAYETYRRGHPWVADYELAPKSVVRDLYERAMTFGEFVSFYGLSRSEGLVLRYLADAFRALRQTVPEDAKTDELVDLIEWLGELVRQVDSSLLDEWERLRNPGAVVAAQPLEDKPPAVTRNLRAFKVLVRNAMFRRVELAALHQWAALGELDGESGWDAAAWADALQPYYEEHADIGTGPDARGPALLQITQDRTEWTVRQVLDDPAEDHDWAITAVVDLAASDEAGVAVLRVTDVGQM, from the coding sequence ATGATCGGTGACACCATGACCACGCTGACCGACCGGCTGCCCGGCACCGCGGACCCCGACGCGCTCTACGAGATCTTCAGTCTCTGGGCGCAGGAGCGGGGGCTGAGCCTCTATCCGCACCAGGAGGAGGCGCTGATCGAGATCGTCTCCGGCGCGAATCTCATCCTGAACACGCCCACCGGGTCGGGCAAGAGCCTGGTCGCGACCGCGGCGCACTTCGCGGCGCTGGCCCGCAACGGCACCACGTTCTACACCGCGCCGATCAAGGCGCTGGTCTCGGAGAAGTTCTTCTCGCTGGTGGAGGTCTTCGGCGCGGAGAACGTGGGCATGCTGACCGGCGACGCCTCCGTCAACGAGGACGCGCCGATCATCTGCTGTACCGCCGAGATCCTGGCCAACATCGCGCTGCGCGAGGGCGCGGACGCGGACGTCGGCCAGGTCGTGATGGACGAGTTCCACTTCTACGCGGAGCCGGACCGCGGCTGGGCCTGGCAGGTGCCGCTGCTGGAGCTGCCGCAGGCGCAGTTCGTGCTGATGTCCGCGACGCTCGGCGACGTCGCCCGGTTCGAGCAGGACCTGACCCGGCGGACCGGGCGGCCGACCGCGGTGGTGCGCTCGGTGGAGCGGCCGGTGCCGCTGCTGTTCAGCTACGTCACCACGCCGATGCACGAGACCATCGAGGAACTGCTGACCACGCACCAGGCCCCGGTGTACGTCGTGCACTTCACCCAGGCCGCGGCGCTGGAGCGGGCGCAGTCGCTGATGTCGGTGAACGTCGCGACCCGGGCCGAGAAGGACCAGATCGCCGACATGATCGGCAACTTCCGGTTCGCGGCCGGCTTCGGCCGGACACTGTCCCGGCTGGTGCGGCACGGCATCGGCGTGCACCACGCGGGAATGCTGCCGAAGTACCGGCGGCTGGTGGAGACGCTGGCCCAGGCCGGCCTGCTCAAGGTCATCTGCGGTACGGACACGCTCGGCGTCGGCATCAACGTGCCGATCCGCACCGTGCTGTTCACCGGCCTGTCCAAGTACGACGGCGTGCGCACCCGGCTGCTGCGGGCGCGCGAGTTCCACCAGATCGCGGGCCGGGCCGGGCGCGCCGGATTCGACACGATCGGGCGCGTGGTGGTGCAGGCGCCGGAGCACGTGATCGACAACGAGCGTGCGCTGGCCAAGGCCGGCGACGACCCGAAGAAGCGCCGCAAGGTGGTGAAGAAGAAGCCGCCGGAGGGCACGATCGGCTGGGGGCAGCCCACGTTCGACCGGCTGGTCGAGGCGGAGCCGGAGCCGCTGACGTCGTCGTTCCAGGTGTCGCACGCGATGCTGCTGAACGTGCTGGCCCGGCGCGGCGACTTCTTCACCGCGATGCGCCGGCTGCTCACCGAGAACGACGAGGATCGCGCGTCGCAGCGCCGGCTGGTGCACCGGGCGATCCTGATCTACCGCGCGCTGCTGGCCGGCGGCGTGATCGAGCGCCTGCCCGCCCCCGACGAGGAGGGGCGGACGGTACGGCTGACCATGGACCTCCAGCTGGACTTCGCGCTGAACCAGCCGCTGTCGCCGTTCGCGGTGGCGTCGCTGGAACTGCTCGACCGAGAGGCGCCGTCCTACCCGCTCGATGTGGTGTCCGTGATCGAGTCGACGCTGGAGAACCCGCGGCAGATCCTGTCCGCGCAGCAGTTCAAGGCGCGCGGCGAGGCCGTCAACGCGATGAAGGCCGAGGGCATCGAGTACGACCAGCGGATGGAGCTGCTCGAGGAGGTCACCCATCCGCGCCCGCTCGCCGACCTGCTGGAGGCGGCGTACGAGACGTACCGGCGCGGCCACCCGTGGGTCGCCGACTACGAGCTGGCGCCCAAGTCCGTGGTGCGCGACCTCTACGAGCGGGCGATGACGTTCGGCGAGTTCGTCTCGTTCTACGGCCTGTCCCGCTCCGAGGGCCTGGTCCTGCGCTACCTCGCGGACGCGTTCCGGGCGCTGCGCCAGACCGTGCCGGAGGACGCGAAGACCGACGAACTGGTCGACCTGATCGAGTGGCTGGGCGAACTGGTCCGGCAGGTCGACTCGTCGCTGCTGGACGAGTGGGAGCGGCTGCGGAACCCGGGCGCGGTCGTGGCCGCGCAGCCGCTGGAGGACAAGCCGCCGGCCGTCACCCGCAACCTGCGCGCGTTCAAGGTGCTGGTCCGCAACGCCATGTTCCGCCGCGTCGAGCTGGCCGCGCTGCACCAGTGGGCCGCGCTCGGCGAACTGGACGGCGAGTCCGGCTGGGACGCCGCGGCGTGGGCCGACGCGCTCCAGCCGTACTACGAGGAGCACGCGGACATCGGCACCGGGCCGGACGCGCGCGGCCCGGCACTGCTCCAGATCACCCAGGACCGCACCGAGTGGACGGTCCGCCAGGTGCTCGACGACCCGGCCGAGGACCACGACTGGGCGATCACCGCGGTCGTCGACCTGGCCGCCTCCGACGAGGCCGGCGTCGCGGTCCTCCGGGTCACCGACGTCGGTCAGATGTAG
- a CDS encoding glycosyltransferase: MARFLFAATPAAGHVTPALPLVRALIDAGHEVRFTTGREFERAVTRAGAAFTPVPAEVDWSGLTPDERWPERAALTGLRKLQWDIANYFVAPIATHVRHLQGMLAEEPADVLVADPPFGAATALRELGGPPVVHYGISPLGLPSRDLPPFGLGLAPMGGPLGRLRDRALAALVRRTVFAPSVAQVDAQRVALGLPPAGRTALEGDHDVALFLQLSTPGFEYPRTDLPDHVHFVGHPAALPPSTPFAPPSWWPEVTAGDRRVVVVSQGTIATDPAELLRPALSGLAGDGDLLVVAVTGGADPAVLGPLPGNARAASFIPFSELFPHASVVVTNGGYGTIQLALAHGLPMVVAGRTEDKPETTARVAWSGVGVNLRTQTPAASRIRDGVRRVLANPSYAARARELRDELSDGSTPERRAVALMERVLVSSR, encoded by the coding sequence ATGGCACGGTTCCTGTTCGCCGCGACGCCCGCGGCCGGCCACGTCACCCCGGCGCTCCCCCTGGTCCGCGCGCTGATCGACGCGGGGCACGAGGTGCGCTTCACCACCGGCCGCGAGTTCGAGCGGGCGGTCACCCGTGCCGGCGCCGCGTTCACGCCGGTGCCGGCGGAGGTCGACTGGAGCGGCCTGACGCCGGACGAACGCTGGCCGGAGCGGGCCGCGCTGACCGGCCTGCGGAAGCTCCAGTGGGACATCGCCAACTACTTCGTCGCGCCGATCGCCACGCACGTGCGGCACCTCCAGGGGATGCTGGCCGAGGAGCCGGCCGACGTGCTGGTCGCGGACCCGCCGTTCGGCGCGGCCACGGCGCTGCGCGAGCTGGGCGGGCCGCCGGTCGTCCACTACGGCATCAGCCCGCTCGGGCTGCCCAGCCGCGACCTGCCGCCGTTCGGGCTGGGCCTGGCGCCGATGGGCGGCCCGCTCGGCCGGCTGCGCGACCGGGCGCTGGCCGCGCTGGTGCGGCGCACCGTGTTCGCGCCGAGCGTCGCGCAGGTCGACGCGCAGCGGGTCGCGCTCGGGCTGCCGCCGGCCGGGCGTACCGCGCTGGAGGGCGACCACGACGTCGCGCTGTTCCTGCAGCTGTCCACGCCCGGGTTCGAGTACCCGCGCACCGACCTGCCGGACCACGTGCACTTCGTCGGGCACCCGGCCGCGCTGCCGCCGTCCACACCGTTCGCGCCGCCGTCCTGGTGGCCGGAGGTCACCGCGGGCGACCGGCGGGTGGTCGTGGTCTCCCAGGGCACGATCGCGACCGACCCGGCCGAGCTGCTGCGCCCCGCGCTGAGCGGGCTCGCCGGCGACGGTGACCTGCTGGTGGTGGCCGTGACCGGCGGCGCGGACCCGGCCGTGCTGGGCCCGCTGCCGGGCAACGCGCGGGCGGCGTCGTTCATCCCGTTCTCCGAGCTGTTCCCGCACGCGTCCGTGGTGGTCACCAACGGCGGGTACGGCACCATCCAGCTCGCGCTCGCGCACGGGCTGCCGATGGTGGTGGCCGGCCGGACCGAGGACAAGCCGGAGACGACCGCACGGGTGGCCTGGTCCGGCGTGGGCGTCAACCTGCGCACCCAGACGCCGGCCGCGAGCCGGATCCGGGACGGCGTCCGCCGGGTGCTGGCCAACCCGTCGTACGCGGCCCGCGCCCGCGAGCTGCGCGACGAGCTGTCCGACGGCAGCACGCCGGAGCGGCGCGCGGTCGCGCTGATGGAGCGGGTGCTCGTCAGTAGTCGGTGA
- a CDS encoding GNAT family N-acetyltransferase, translating into MTARLLLSTPAPDDLDELFGLYSDPRVWAADPLARHDSPEQTARMLDVWRRAWERDGHGMWVARRADGTFVGIGGCFIRYGVAWNLGFRLLPRFWGHGYAQELAAAARETATARRPDLAMTAYLLEGNDRSRRTVERAGLHRVWRGPDAGNPDPDAIRLLYADRALDDDVIRALTDY; encoded by the coding sequence GTGACCGCACGCCTGCTGCTCAGCACGCCCGCGCCGGACGACCTGGACGAGCTGTTCGGGCTCTACAGTGACCCGCGGGTCTGGGCGGCCGATCCGCTGGCCCGGCACGACAGCCCGGAACAGACCGCGCGCATGCTCGACGTGTGGCGGCGCGCGTGGGAGCGTGACGGGCACGGCATGTGGGTGGCGCGCCGGGCGGACGGCACGTTCGTCGGCATCGGCGGCTGCTTCATCCGGTACGGCGTGGCGTGGAACCTCGGATTCCGGCTGCTCCCCCGCTTCTGGGGCCACGGGTACGCGCAGGAGCTCGCCGCGGCCGCGCGCGAGACCGCCACGGCGCGGCGCCCCGACCTGGCGATGACCGCGTACCTGCTGGAGGGCAACGACCGTTCCCGGCGCACGGTCGAGCGCGCCGGGCTGCACCGGGTGTGGCGCGGCCCGGACGCGGGCAACCCCGACCCGGACGCGATCCGCCTGCTCTACGCGGACCGCGCCCTCGACGACGACGTGATCCGGGCCCTCACCGACTACTGA
- a CDS encoding alpha/beta hydrolase, protein MTGIAAASLLIGCGGGAVQEPGPAWEECAGYARTATETTVYGLLPAMRCARIEVPLDHANPGGGTIRLAVSRIPARGESLGSLVLNPGGPGGSGLFGAATTALQLDGRSPLLDRFDLIGVDPRGVGASVPAVDCYTDAEADRNAVPATAIGTTVSWTPEDTRALLDRCAAGSGGVGVLTRLGTRDAARDLDRVRAALGDEKLTFLGQSYGTRLGAVYAEQFPDRVRAMLLDGGIDPHQGTAARRVAAFAGFQAAFDRMAASCATRQGCPLGTDPARATTEFQRIVQPLYETPVPALGGELRFDDAIGGVISGLYAEAAWPRIIKGLIQLQAGRGDELAQLGYDFGGRDANGAWTNFPEANYAINCMDEERLTVAQGDALRAEILRAAPFMDPGAPLTGARDGCEHWPAAPTLGYPYAVGIEGLPGTLVVSITGDPTTPHAGGVRLAETLGSSLLTVEGEGHTIVTSGASDCVNRVAADYLIHLRTPAPGATCTL, encoded by the coding sequence ATGACCGGAATCGCCGCCGCGTCGCTGCTGATCGGCTGCGGCGGCGGCGCCGTCCAGGAACCCGGGCCGGCCTGGGAGGAGTGCGCCGGCTACGCCCGGACCGCGACCGAGACCACGGTGTACGGGCTGCTGCCCGCCATGCGGTGCGCCCGGATCGAGGTGCCGCTCGACCATGCGAACCCCGGCGGCGGGACCATCCGGCTCGCGGTGTCCCGCATCCCCGCGCGCGGCGAGTCGCTGGGTTCGCTGGTGCTGAACCCGGGCGGCCCCGGCGGCTCCGGCCTCTTCGGCGCCGCCACCACCGCACTGCAACTGGACGGCAGGAGCCCGCTGCTCGACCGGTTCGACCTGATCGGTGTGGACCCGCGCGGCGTCGGCGCGTCCGTGCCCGCGGTCGACTGCTACACCGACGCGGAGGCCGACCGCAACGCCGTCCCGGCCACCGCGATCGGCACCACGGTGAGCTGGACGCCGGAGGACACCCGTGCGCTGCTCGACCGGTGCGCGGCCGGCTCCGGCGGGGTGGGCGTGCTCACCCGCCTCGGCACCCGGGACGCGGCCCGCGACCTGGACCGGGTCCGCGCCGCGCTCGGCGACGAGAAGCTGACGTTCCTCGGCCAGAGCTACGGCACCCGGCTCGGCGCGGTCTACGCCGAGCAGTTCCCGGACCGCGTCCGCGCGATGCTGCTCGACGGCGGCATCGACCCGCACCAGGGCACGGCCGCGCGCCGGGTGGCCGCGTTCGCCGGCTTCCAGGCCGCCTTCGACCGGATGGCCGCGTCCTGCGCCACCCGGCAGGGCTGCCCGCTCGGCACCGACCCGGCCCGGGCCACCACCGAATTCCAGAGGATCGTCCAGCCGCTGTACGAGACGCCGGTCCCGGCGCTCGGCGGCGAGCTCCGCTTCGACGACGCGATCGGCGGCGTGATCTCCGGCCTCTACGCCGAGGCCGCGTGGCCGCGCATCATCAAGGGTCTCATCCAGCTCCAGGCCGGCCGCGGCGACGAGCTGGCCCAGCTCGGCTACGACTTCGGCGGCCGGGACGCCAACGGCGCCTGGACCAACTTCCCCGAGGCCAACTACGCGATCAACTGCATGGACGAGGAGCGGCTGACCGTCGCGCAGGGCGACGCGCTGCGCGCCGAGATCCTGCGCGCCGCGCCGTTCATGGACCCGGGCGCCCCGCTGACCGGCGCCCGCGACGGCTGCGAGCACTGGCCGGCCGCGCCCACGCTCGGCTACCCGTACGCGGTCGGCATCGAGGGCCTGCCCGGCACGCTCGTCGTCTCCATCACCGGCGACCCCACCACCCCGCACGCCGGCGGTGTCCGCCTCGCCGAGACGCTCGGCAGCAGCCTGCTCACGGTCGAGGGCGAGGGCCACACCATCGTCACCTCCGGCGCCAGCGACTGCGTCAACCGGGTGGCCGCCGACTACCTGATCCACCTGAGGACCCCGGCGCCCGGCGCCACCTGCACGCTCTGA
- a CDS encoding family 43 glycosylhydrolase: protein MRRAAGRVVAAAVLVASGLAVLGPGAPASAAPAVSYTNPIAAQRADPHVWKHTDGYYYLTATVPAYDRIVLRRATTLQGLSTAPETTIWTRHASGPMSAHIWAPEIHHIDGKWYVYFAAGGDDVWAIRPYVLEGTGANPLTASWVEKGQLQTGWQSFSLDATTFVNNGTRYLLWAQHDNNLPASNTSLYIATMSNPWTLSSAAVSISAPTLAWEKIGYQVNEGPAVLQRNGRIFLTYSASATDANYCLGMLTASAGANLLSPSSWTKSQTPVFASNANTSQYGPGHNSFTVSEDGQSDIMVYHDRSYRDISGDPLNDPNRRTRVQKVYWNADGTPNFGIPIPDGRHPIRLRSHNVPTAYIRHWEYRARLEPNVTTLADSQFRVVTGLSGSGTVSLESTNFPGYYLRHRNFELFVERADGTAPFNGDASFHQRAGLADPAGVSFESANYPGRYLRHAGNLLHVQAVSGTTALADATFHAE, encoded by the coding sequence ATGAGACGTGCCGCTGGAAGGGTCGTGGCCGCCGCCGTCCTGGTGGCCTCGGGCCTCGCGGTGCTCGGGCCGGGGGCGCCGGCGAGTGCCGCGCCCGCCGTGTCGTACACCAATCCGATCGCGGCGCAGCGCGCCGACCCGCACGTGTGGAAGCACACCGACGGCTACTACTACCTGACCGCGACCGTCCCCGCGTACGACCGGATCGTCCTGCGCCGCGCCACCACGCTGCAGGGACTCTCGACGGCGCCGGAGACGACCATCTGGACCCGGCATGCGAGCGGGCCGATGAGCGCGCACATCTGGGCGCCGGAGATCCACCACATCGACGGGAAGTGGTACGTCTACTTCGCGGCCGGCGGCGACGACGTCTGGGCGATCCGGCCGTACGTGCTGGAGGGCACCGGCGCGAACCCGCTCACCGCGTCCTGGGTGGAGAAGGGGCAGCTCCAGACCGGCTGGCAGAGCTTCTCGCTGGACGCCACCACGTTCGTCAACAACGGCACCCGCTACCTGCTCTGGGCGCAGCACGACAACAACCTGCCGGCCAGCAACACCAGCCTCTACATCGCCACCATGTCGAACCCGTGGACGCTGTCGTCGGCCGCGGTCAGCATCTCCGCGCCCACGCTGGCCTGGGAGAAGATCGGTTATCAGGTCAACGAGGGGCCCGCGGTGCTGCAGCGCAACGGCCGGATCTTCCTGACCTACTCGGCCAGCGCCACGGACGCGAACTACTGCCTCGGCATGCTCACCGCGTCCGCCGGCGCGAACCTGCTCAGCCCGTCGAGCTGGACCAAGTCGCAGACGCCGGTGTTCGCCAGCAACGCCAACACCAGCCAGTACGGGCCGGGGCACAACTCGTTCACGGTGTCCGAGGACGGGCAGAGCGACATCATGGTCTACCACGACCGGTCGTACCGGGACATCAGCGGCGACCCGCTCAACGACCCGAACCGCCGCACCCGCGTGCAGAAGGTCTACTGGAACGCGGACGGCACGCCGAACTTCGGCATCCCGATCCCGGACGGCCGGCACCCGATCCGGCTGCGCTCGCACAACGTGCCGACCGCGTACATCCGGCACTGGGAGTACCGGGCCCGCCTCGAGCCGAACGTGACCACGCTGGCCGACTCCCAGTTCCGCGTGGTGACCGGCCTGTCCGGCTCCGGCACGGTCTCGCTGGAGTCGACGAACTTCCCCGGCTACTACCTGCGGCACCGCAACTTCGAGCTGTTCGTGGAGCGGGCCGACGGCACCGCGCCGTTCAACGGCGACGCCAGCTTCCACCAGCGCGCCGGCCTGGCCGATCCGGCCGGCGTCTCGTTCGAGTCCGCCAACTACCCCGGCCGCTACCTCCGGCACGCCGGCAACCTCCTCCACGTCCAGGCGGTCTCCGGCACCACCGCCCTCGCCGACGCCACCTTCCACGCCGAGTGA
- a CDS encoding RCC1 domain-containing protein encodes MNQYRGMSLWTAVVVAVLALSGTPGPAVAASAAAAPPAISAVTAGYAHTCALGSDGSLWCWGGNGFGQLGDGTTTDRTAPARVGDATWISVDAGTSYTCGVRTDRSLWCWGHNFRGQLGDGGTTTQTSPVRVGTAATWATVTAADSHTCATRTDGTLWCWGFNRHNQLGQDSSVYVATAPLQVGTATTWARATTGFAHTCGVRTDRTLWCWGDSSSGQLGVGSLGYRTNPAQVGTAATWTTVTAGYTFTCASRTDGSLWCWGENGYGQLGSAVPYQTAPIQVTGTTWSGVTVGFDTTCARRTDGSLWCWGNNGQGQVGDGTTAHRSTPTRVGTGTTWTDALAVGYHTCAVRTDGTLWCWGANWSGQLGDGTTTRRSAPAQVVFPA; translated from the coding sequence ATGAATCAGTACCGAGGAATGTCACTGTGGACGGCCGTCGTCGTCGCGGTTCTGGCGTTGAGTGGCACGCCGGGACCGGCCGTCGCGGCGTCCGCGGCCGCGGCGCCGCCGGCGATCTCCGCCGTCACCGCCGGGTACGCGCACACCTGCGCGCTCGGCAGCGACGGCTCGCTGTGGTGCTGGGGAGGCAACGGCTTCGGCCAGCTCGGCGACGGCACCACCACGGACCGCACCGCCCCGGCCCGGGTCGGCGACGCCACCTGGATCAGCGTGGACGCGGGCACCAGCTACACCTGCGGCGTCCGCACCGACCGCTCACTGTGGTGCTGGGGACACAACTTCCGTGGCCAGCTCGGCGACGGCGGGACCACGACCCAGACCTCCCCGGTACGGGTCGGCACCGCCGCCACCTGGGCCACCGTCACCGCGGCGGACAGCCACACCTGCGCCACCCGCACCGACGGCACGCTGTGGTGCTGGGGCTTCAACCGGCACAACCAGCTCGGCCAGGACTCCTCGGTCTACGTCGCGACCGCGCCGCTGCAGGTCGGCACCGCCACCACCTGGGCGCGCGCCACGACCGGGTTCGCGCACACCTGCGGCGTCCGCACCGACCGTACGCTGTGGTGCTGGGGTGACAGCTCCAGCGGGCAGCTCGGCGTCGGCAGCCTCGGCTACCGCACGAACCCGGCGCAGGTCGGCACCGCGGCCACCTGGACGACCGTGACCGCGGGCTACACGTTCACCTGCGCGTCCCGCACCGACGGCTCGCTGTGGTGCTGGGGCGAGAACGGCTACGGCCAGCTCGGCTCCGCGGTGCCCTACCAGACCGCACCGATCCAGGTCACCGGCACCACCTGGTCCGGCGTGACGGTCGGCTTCGACACCACCTGCGCCCGCCGCACCGACGGTTCGCTGTGGTGCTGGGGCAACAACGGCCAGGGCCAGGTCGGCGACGGCACCACCGCGCACCGCTCCACGCCGACCCGGGTCGGCACGGGCACCACCTGGACCGACGCGCTCGCGGTCGGCTACCACACCTGCGCCGTGCGTACCGACGGCACGCTGTGGTGCTGGGGCGCCAACTGGAGCGGCCAACTCGGCGACGGGACCACCACACGCCGCTCGGCCCCGGCACAGGTCGTCTTCCCCGCCTGA
- a CDS encoding class I SAM-dependent methyltransferase, which yields MFSPQGPSLRELTVQALSSVERGYDLLAPKFDHTPFRTPDEWLGATADALAARGPFRAGLDVCCGTGAGLGVLERLCTDRVTGVDFSAGMLDQARAAHPGAELVRADARDLPFDAAFDLAVTFGALGHFLPAERPALFRGVFRALRPGGVFALPMGTPPPPTAPAYWVLLGFDAVMRVRNAVWRPPFVMYYRIMHPPAVGADLVAAGFTVESIDLPSLGHRRDGVPRSCLLLARKPA from the coding sequence ATGTTCTCGCCTCAGGGACCCTCGCTGCGTGAGCTGACCGTGCAGGCGCTGTCCTCCGTCGAGCGCGGGTACGACCTGCTCGCCCCGAAGTTCGACCACACCCCGTTCCGTACGCCGGACGAGTGGCTCGGCGCCACCGCGGACGCACTGGCCGCGCGGGGGCCGTTCCGCGCCGGGCTCGACGTCTGCTGCGGCACCGGCGCGGGCCTCGGCGTGCTGGAGCGGCTGTGCACGGACCGGGTTACCGGCGTGGACTTCAGCGCCGGCATGCTCGACCAGGCGCGCGCCGCGCACCCGGGCGCGGAACTCGTCCGCGCGGACGCCCGCGACCTGCCGTTCGACGCCGCGTTCGATCTCGCGGTGACGTTCGGCGCGCTCGGCCACTTCCTGCCCGCCGAACGGCCCGCGCTGTTCCGGGGCGTGTTCCGGGCACTGCGCCCCGGCGGCGTCTTCGCGCTGCCGATGGGCACGCCACCCCCGCCGACCGCGCCGGCGTACTGGGTGCTGCTCGGCTTCGACGCGGTGATGCGCGTGCGCAACGCGGTGTGGCGGCCACCGTTCGTCATGTACTACCGGATCATGCACCCGCCCGCCGTCGGCGCCGACCTGGTCGCGGCCGGCTTCACGGTCGAGTCGATCGATCTGCCGTCCCTCGGCCACCGCCGCGACGGCGTCCCCCGAAGCTGCCTCCTCCTCGCCCGCAAGCCCGCCTGA
- the pgm gene encoding phosphoglucomutase (alpha-D-glucose-1,6-bisphosphate-dependent): protein MSVHPRAGQPAQPGDLIDVAELLGAYRERHPDVSDPAQQVAFGTSGHRGSSLRSAFNEDHIVAISQAICEYRAGQGVDGPLFIGRDTHALSEPATVSAVEVFAANGVTVLLDSRDGFTPTPALSHAILTANRGKSAGLADGVVVTPSHNPPADGGFKYNPPNGGPADTDATKWIQGRANALIADGLKGVRRIPYAQAVNAETTGRYDFLASYVDDLPSVVDLEAIRNAGVRIGADPLGGASVDYWGEIASRHGLDLTVVNPEVDPTWRFMTLDWDGKIRMDCSSPHAMASLIGKRDTFQIATGNDADADRHGIVTPDGGLLNPNHYLAVAIQYLYSSRDGWPAEAAIGKTLVSSSMIDRVATSLNRRLLEVPVGFKWFVPGLRDGSVAFGGEESAGASFLRRDGSVWTTDKDGILLCLLASEIQAVTGQSPSQHYAALVERFGAPSYARIDAPATREEKAVLGKLSPSQVTATELAGEPITATLTEAPGNGAAIGGLKVTTENGWFAARPSGTEDVYKIYAESFKGDEHLARIQEEARGLVSAALKA, encoded by the coding sequence GTGTCCGTTCACCCCCGTGCCGGCCAGCCCGCGCAGCCGGGCGACCTGATCGATGTCGCCGAGCTGCTCGGCGCCTACCGGGAGCGGCATCCGGACGTGAGCGATCCGGCGCAGCAGGTGGCGTTCGGCACGTCCGGGCACCGCGGGTCCTCGCTGAGGTCGGCGTTCAACGAGGACCACATCGTGGCGATCAGCCAGGCGATCTGTGAGTACCGGGCGGGCCAGGGCGTCGACGGGCCGCTGTTCATCGGGCGGGACACGCACGCGCTGTCGGAGCCGGCCACGGTCAGCGCGGTCGAGGTGTTCGCGGCGAACGGCGTGACCGTGCTGCTGGACAGCCGGGACGGGTTCACGCCCACGCCCGCGCTCTCGCACGCGATCCTCACGGCGAACCGCGGCAAGAGCGCCGGGCTGGCGGACGGCGTGGTCGTCACGCCGTCGCACAACCCGCCCGCGGACGGTGGTTTCAAGTACAACCCGCCGAACGGCGGCCCGGCCGACACGGACGCCACCAAGTGGATCCAGGGCCGGGCCAACGCGCTCATCGCGGACGGTCTCAAGGGCGTGCGCCGAATCCCGTACGCGCAGGCCGTCAACGCGGAGACCACCGGCAGGTACGACTTCCTCGCGTCCTACGTGGACGATCTGCCGTCGGTGGTGGACCTCGAGGCGATCCGGAACGCGGGCGTGCGGATCGGCGCCGACCCGCTCGGCGGCGCCAGCGTGGACTACTGGGGCGAGATCGCCTCCCGGCACGGCCTGGATCTCACCGTGGTCAACCCGGAGGTGGACCCGACCTGGCGGTTCATGACGCTCGACTGGGACGGCAAGATCCGGATGGACTGCTCCTCGCCGCACGCGATGGCGTCGCTGATCGGCAAGCGGGACACGTTCCAGATCGCCACCGGCAACGACGCGGACGCGGACCGGCACGGCATCGTCACGCCGGACGGCGGCCTGCTGAACCCGAACCACTACCTCGCGGTCGCCATCCAGTACCTGTACTCCTCCCGCGACGGCTGGCCGGCGGAGGCCGCGATCGGCAAGACGCTCGTCTCCTCCTCCATGATCGACCGGGTGGCCACGTCGCTGAACCGCCGGCTGCTCGAGGTGCCGGTCGGCTTCAAGTGGTTCGTCCCCGGGCTGCGTGACGGCTCGGTCGCGTTCGGCGGCGAGGAGAGCGCGGGCGCGTCCTTCCTGCGCCGCGACGGCTCCGTGTGGACCACGGACAAGGACGGCATCCTGCTCTGCCTGCTCGCCTCCGAGATCCAGGCCGTCACCGGGCAATCGCCGTCCCAGCACTATGCCGCGCTGGTCGAGCGCTTCGGTGCCCCCTCCTACGCCCGCATCGACGCGCCCGCCACCCGCGAGGAGAAGGCCGTGCTCGGCAAGCTCTCCCCGTCCCAGGTCACCGCCACCGAACTCGCCGGCGAGCCGATCACGGCCACCCTCACCGAGGCCCCCGGCAACGGCGCCGCGATCGGCGGCCTGAAGGTCACCACGGAGAACGGCTGGTTCGCCGCCCGCCCGTCCGGCACCGAGGACGTCTACAAGATCTACGCCGAGTCCTTCAAGGGCGACGAGCACCTCGCCCGGATCCAGGAGGAGGCGCGCGGCCTGGTGTCGGCGGCGCTGAAGGCCTGA